One Pelagicoccus enzymogenes DNA window includes the following coding sequences:
- a CDS encoding helix-turn-helix transcriptional regulator — MQTPYSQAASQLAALRMQAPDDYFHGVKARNLCYVDNIVLFHRTRKRELQRRTFESRPHHRFVLIACFETEGAINVDGRVFHLHPGDAFLVKPYQFHFYMEVQNERMNWLFLTFETRNPKPFEVFANTPIPLSQALCQDAVDIATRYTQRETLDEVSLDMTTFAASSLLNKLRAYSLNRSRKLIASPKYPTAGYELVEKINTFLEMQSEESTSITQIATALSLSESHLRKRFKTLTGVSLGSYLVHYKLNRAVKLLVHSDDSLTQIALDCGYESLAAFSRSFKKQLGISPSRYRTSERFDRLKK; from the coding sequence ATGCAGACCCCATACTCCCAAGCCGCCTCCCAACTGGCCGCACTTCGGATGCAAGCGCCGGACGACTATTTCCACGGCGTGAAAGCCCGCAACCTCTGCTACGTCGACAACATCGTGCTCTTCCACCGCACCCGCAAGCGAGAGCTGCAGCGTCGCACCTTCGAAAGCCGGCCGCACCACCGCTTCGTCCTCATCGCCTGCTTCGAGACGGAGGGAGCGATCAACGTCGACGGGCGCGTCTTCCACCTGCACCCTGGCGACGCCTTCCTCGTGAAGCCCTACCAGTTCCACTTCTACATGGAGGTGCAAAACGAGCGCATGAACTGGCTCTTCCTCACTTTCGAGACCCGAAACCCGAAACCTTTCGAAGTTTTTGCCAACACCCCCATACCGCTCAGCCAAGCCCTCTGCCAAGACGCCGTCGACATCGCCACACGCTACACCCAAAGGGAAACGCTCGACGAGGTCAGCCTCGACATGACAACCTTTGCCGCCTCCAGCCTCCTGAACAAGCTACGCGCCTACTCGCTCAACCGTTCCCGCAAGCTGATCGCTTCCCCGAAGTATCCAACAGCTGGCTACGAACTCGTGGAAAAGATAAACACCTTCCTAGAGATGCAATCGGAGGAAAGCACGAGCATCACGCAAATCGCCACCGCTCTCTCGCTCTCGGAAAGCCACCTGCGCAAACGCTTCAAAACGCTGACCGGGGTCAGCCTCGGCAGCTACCTCGTCCACTACAAGCTCAACCGAGCCGTCAAGCTGCTCGTTCACTCCGACGACTCCCTCACCCAAATCGCACTGGATTGCGGATACGAATCCTTGGCTGCCTTCAGCCGCAGCTTCAAGAAGCAGCTGGGGATCTCGCCCTCACGCTACCGAACCAGCGAGCGTTTCGACAGGTTAAAAAAATAG